Genomic window (Paenibacillus sp. PK3_47):
GTGAAAAGTAACCCCCTAATAGGTTCAAAGTCTGGTAACTTTGTAAGGCTGGAAAGCGGTCCGATGTGCGCATCACCGTAAGTAAGCGTTTCCTTGTGATATCAGAATAGCATTCTGCCGCAAAGGGTTGAATGAACTTTTTTAAGCGCGGTGTGCGGTAAATTTAAGTGAAAAACAGCAAAAAACGGAGGTCCGCAGACCCCCGTTTTACCTGGTTTATGAAATTATTTAAGCTGCGGTGTTCTGGTGTTACAGCCCATCCTCTTTTAACTGCCTGTCATATTCGGCATCCGCCTGGACCATATACGCCCTGACATCGCCATCCTTCCGGACCAGCTCCTGCAGCAGCCTATAGAACCAGTTACGGTACTGCTGGGGCGTCATATTGTCCCCCCACCAGGTCCCCAGCATTCTCGACTTGGTGACCGCAGGATCAGCCACCAGCTCAAGCGCGGTATTCATCACCTCACTGATCTCGTAGGTGACGGGTTCTGCAGTCGCAGGAATGCCGTTAACGCGGGACAGGAACACGGCATACTGCTCCGGATCGTAAAAGAAACGGAGAAAGTCCTTGATCGCCTCTGTTTTCCCGCTGTCACGGGCTGCTTCTGCCGACAAGGACCAGCCGGCGGGGGACGGCAGTCCCACCACATTTACTTTGCCTTCCCGGTCAGGCACCGCATAGAATCCGAATTCAAAGTCCGGGTCAGCCTCTTCGATCTGCGGGAACATCCAGGTCCCGGAGAACAGCTGGGCCGCTTCTCCCGACACGAGCATGGAGGCCGTCTGATTGTCGCCGGTGCTGAGCCAGTCCTCATTTACATAACGGGTGAACAGATACTTGTAATCGGCCACCGCCTGCACCACATTGCCGTCCTGAAAGCTAACCTCTCCCGCATTGCGTTTGGCGTTCCAGTCCGGGTCCCGGGCATATACCTCATCGATCAGAAATTTATTTACCCAAAAGCCCATGTGGAAAATATCCTTGCCGCCGGCTGCGAGCGGCGTAATCCCGCCTGCCTTCAGTTTTTCCTGGATAGCCAGGAACTCGTCATAGGTGCGGGGCAGGTCTGTAACTCCGGCGGCCGCATAAGCTTTTTTGCTGTAAATAATACCTTGGGGGGCACTTGCGAACAGCGGGGCATTCCACACCTTCCCCCAC
Coding sequences:
- a CDS encoding ABC transporter substrate-binding protein, with protein sequence MQYNKMIRLPLLLLVMSGILSACEGSPAGGNGTVPGGVPQAAQSGGGDPGQTVRFTIAYATGDAATKGAIAAVIKAYTDAHPDVEIQDISVMSSSGYLDWLKIKDALGEFPDLVEMRDTEAFAGAGKIAELPSDLAGLFDNPPQVWGKVWNAPLFASAPQGIIYSKKAYAAAGVTDLPRTYDEFLAIQEKLKAGGITPLAAGGKDIFHMGFWVNKFLIDEVYARDPDWNAKRNAGEVSFQDGNVVQAVADYKYLFTRYVNEDWLSTGDNQTASMLVSGEAAQLFSGTWMFPQIEEADPDFEFGFYAVPDREGKVNVVGLPSPAGWSLSAEAARDSGKTEAIKDFLRFFYDPEQYAVFLSRVNGIPATAEPVTYEISEVMNTALELVADPAVTKSRMLGTWWGDNMTPQQYRNWFYRLLQELVRKDGDVRAYMVQADAEYDRQLKEDGL